The following nucleotide sequence is from Aspergillus luchuensis IFO 4308 DNA, chromosome 1, nearly complete sequence.
CTCGTCTCTGACACGAACGGCTCGCACCTTTAGCTTGGGTCTTCTGGTAGCCCTGGACTACAAGATAAACTTCCGTCCCAACCCGCCGCTGGCCAGAGACATCAACGCCGTACACACTCGCAATGCTGAGCGTCTGTCCGACCTCTTGCGTCACAATGGCGGTTTGTACTTGAAGATCGGCCAAGCCATCGCTATGCAGTCCGCCATCCTGCCCCCGGAATTTCAGAAGATGTTCTCGCGCATGTTCGATGACGCCCCTCAGAACAACTGGAAAGATGTCGAGAAGGTCATCCGCGAGGACTTTGGCCGCTCCGCTGAGGAGGTTTTTGGCGTCTCCTTCTCGGGTGAGCCCGGCAAGGGCGTTATGGAGCGGGCTGCGCGCGCGAGTGCCAGTGTAGCACAGGTACATTGGGCGCGGCTTCCGGATGGCCGTGAGGTGGCAATCAAGATACAGAAACGTGAAATCGCTCAACAGCTGAAATGGGATCTATGGGCTTTCAAGTAAGTTCCCGCCCGGCACCCAGCATCGCACACAAGATGCTAATGAGAACAGAGTCGTTGCCTGGATCTATAGCCGTACCTTTGATATCCCGTTCTACAGCCTGGTTCCCTATGTGTCGGAGCGTCTCTCCCTTGAGACCGACTTTGAAAATGAGGCCGACAACTCCGAGCACATGGCACGTTTGGTCGCCGGAGAGTCCCGTCTCCGTGGCCGCGTCTACATTCCCAAGGTCTACCGCGAGCTCAGCTCTAAGCGTGTTATGACCGCCGAGTGGATTGAAGGTGTCCGCCTCTGGGACAAGGACTCAATTACGCGGACCTGGCGTGGCGGCTGGCGCAGCGGCACCCCGGGCTGCCATGGCACGCCCCTTGACGCGCGCAACACCGAAGACCCTGTTGCTAAGGTGGCTCGCAATCCGAACCTTACTACTAAGATTAAGCCCGAGCGCGATCACTGGCGCGGTGGATACGCTCGCGCTGGTCTCGGCCTTTCTCTTAAGGAAGTCATGACTACCATGGTAGACCTCTTTTCCGCACAAATGTTCCTCTGGGGTATAGTCCATTGCGACCCGCACCCAGgcaacatcttcatccgccgGACTCCTTCCGGTCACCCAGAGCTTGTCCTCATCGATCACGGACTCTACATCCACATGGACACTGAATTCCGACACCAGTACGCCCGCTTCTGGAAAGCCCTCCTCACCTTTGACAACACCACCCTTAACTCCATCGTCCGCGGCTGGGGAGTCCAAAACGCCGACCTTTTTGCCTCTGCGACCCTGATGCGACCTTATCGCGGTGGTGACCTCTCGACGCACCGCTCCTTTGAAGGGCTCAGCAAATCCGAGCGGGCCACGCGCCACTATGAAATGCAGCAAGCTGCCCGCAAAGCAATTCGTGACATCCTCGGCGATGAGTCCAAATGGCCCCGCCCACTGATCTTCATTGGCCGCAACCTTCGCATCGTTCAGGCTAACAACCAGTTCCTGGGCTCGCCCGTCAACCGCGTCAAGATCACGGGAACATGGGCGTCCCGCGCGCTAGTTGAGTCTCCGGACTTGTCGGCGTCTGAGAAGCTGAGGAATTTTGGTCGCCATCTGCTGTTCCGCGTGGTGCTATTCAGCACGGACCTGTTCTTCTGGTTCACGAAGGTGCGGCAGTTCCTGagacttggtggtggtatggagGATAGCATTGAGGCGCAGATGCAGGGAATGGCCAAGGATATGGGTGTGGAGTTGAGTCAAAATGTCTTTGAGGGTTAGACAGGTTCTTAGGCCGGACTGTATAAAGGGATCTATATGTATATTTACCTCTCCTCTATGATAcgctttatataaaagagaTAGAGAAAACTCCACTGTTATCATGACATATCACTATACCCATATGTTTGGATACTTCATCACGAGTTCTTGATAGTTACCGATGATTACTTTGAATTATTTCGCACAGAGTATATTCATCGAAACTAAATAATTGGACCCGACGTATTGCCGATAAACGGTCCACTTGAGCCAGTTCAAGGTAATATTGATTCTCAGTGCACCCGCCCATTTGCCAGGTTTCGGCCTACCCCACAGCGAGGATCCATCCGCAGGCCTTAAGAATACCAATTCCAGCCCTACAATGGAGCCTTCAGGGGGCCAGCTCAAATAATCAGTTTGAAAGATATCCCACCCCATAAAAACCAAGAACTACCTCTACCTACCCATTCATTACCAAATCCCCATTCACAAGACCATATATACAACACCCTAAcgaaatcaccaccaccaatgccaccaaccatcctcccatccctcttCGAAACCCTCTCCTTCTACCTAATCCCATCCCCAGAATGGAGCCCCTTCTGGTATAATCTATATGAAGGGCTAGGAACTTGCATGATCGTGTGGATCCAGCTTTACTTCTTCGGCATGTCGACCGATATCACCATCCAACTTGTCGGATTTATTACCATGCATCTTGTTACATTCCCTATTGTAGCTTGGCATGCTTACTATGGTGATGGTTGGACGGAGGAAGCGGTGGATACGTGTTTGGGGATTGTCCCTGTGTTGGGTTTGGATGTGGTTACTGTTTGGTTGGTGTattggagggggagggggggattGGGTATGTAATTTGCTTGTTTGATATTCAAGTTTGGATTTGCTTCTAAGATGCTATGTTTTATCTAAGTCGTTGATGGACTGACAGATTACTAGACGAGGAGTTGGGAGCGAAGGATTGATTGTTTCCTGTCCTCTGGACAGGCACAACGCAAATGGAATTGATAAAAGGAAATTATACGATGTAGGAATCAAATATGTGATGTAAGTGTGTGGTGTCTTGCCAAAAACAGCTTGACTGATGCATGCAGTGGCCACCACAGACGAGAGATCTTCGACATGCTCTATACACATTCAGCTATTCCATGACTGAAGAATCAGATTATACAACTATTTACTTGCTGGGGAATACTAACAGCACCTCCAACATATCCCTTTATTTCCCATCTTCCACCCTTCACAACCTATGGAAAACCTCAACTCCTCACAGTCACAAACAAATCCCCCGCtggcgctgccgccgccAGAGACGGCAAATCCATCCGAATGTCTGGAACTTTCGGGCTCTCCACAACGCCCCCATCAGCAGTCGTGACCTCCATCTTGAATCTCCTTAAACTCATCGCAACCAACAAATACACCTCCCGTTCAGCAAAATACCTCCCCGGACACAGCGTATGCCCACCCCCGAAGGGGAAATACTCCTTCGCCTGTCTGATCTTAGGATTCTTCAGGAAGCGAGTATGGTCGAAGTCCGCAGCCCCGGAACTAAAGACACCCTCAGCCAAGTGGAAGTTCCGCACGGGACCGAAGACTTGGTCTCCCTTGTGAATTATCTTAGTTCCGACGGAGCAGTCATCCACGGCTTTGCGCACTGCCGTTGAGAAATTGTATAGCCGAAGGGCTTCCGCCCAGAGGGCGTTGAGATGGGGACATGCGCTGGATAGTTTCTCCATGTCGCATCCTTGGTCTGAGGTCGGGCTGGGGTAGCAGGCGGATATTTCGCTCTCAATGGATGCTTTcagggttgggttggtgagAATATGTGCGAACATCCAGAAGGCGATGTAGTGGGCGTTGTTGTTCATTCTGTGGTTTCCCAGTTAGCTTTTAGTGTTAAGAATTGTTTGGGCGGGGGATAAACATACGCCCAACAGATCATCATGATCAGGCCGGCGCGGTCATGGGCGGGCAAGCCCAAATTGGTCAATTCGGAATTCATAGCTCCGAATATCCAAGCGGTGTTCTTTCTCTTGGATTCAGGTAGATCCAGATACACAGCGAGAGCAGCGATAACACGCTTGCGATCCGCTTGTAGCCCCGGCGCGAGGAAATGGGGGAAGTTATAGAAGATCTTCCAGCTGGCGTCTTCCCAGCGTTGGTAGATGCGGGTAAATTCCGGCTCGATTTCGAATAGCTCCTCGCCGAAGAAGGTTCGGAATGCGCTCTGCGCTAGGACGTAGCGACAGAAGCGTCCCAGGGGGAGTGTCACCGAAGTATTGGCTCCATCACATTTGAAAGATGTTACCTCCCTAGCCAAACCCTTACGTAGGAGTGAGATATCAAGAAATCGAGACAAAAACACTGGATAAGCATTTAATAATCCATTAAGGTGCTCACCCGGCAGTAGCTGCGTCTTAAACCACTGGCTCTGCAAATGCATATAAGAGAGTTTCTTCGGATTGGCACACGATAGCAAGGATCGCTCGCGTGTCTGTTCGTCAGGAAGCAGACGCGCTGGATCTGGTTTATACAGGTTTCGCACATGATGCGGTGTTATGCCAAAGGCCATGAGCATGCGAGAGGTGAAGGGGTCATAGCTTAGGGCGCTGGTATTTCTCCATACACTGGATAGGTCTTTGATGTCCCGGATGATGACTGTTGTGCCTCCCATGAGGATGACGCTGTAGGGCTCAGTGTCGGGGAAGTGTGCACTATATGTGGATACGCTGTGTTTTAGTTTCCGGGGTCGTGAAGAGGGGGTAAGGGTGGGTTACTTCGCTCTCCGATATACATTTTCTGCGCATCGTACGAAGGATACAGTATGGCCTGTTTGATGGTGCGTTAATTGAAAGATCATGGATGTGGAAGGGGTGAAAGAGACGTACCAATAAAGGGAATCCAGTATGGTAGTATGCGTGGTTCATTAGGGTAGAGGGCGGGAACGATGTAGAAGCGCCAAAGATACCAGAGTGACCATAAAATGGCTATAGATACGGCTTTGAATGCTAGGGGGCTTTCTGCATCTCCAAGAGAGATTTTGTGGTGTGATAGTTGCCACTCCATATTGAAGGAAAGAGCAATGTAGGCTCGTCAGTGGAGGATACTGAAGTGGAAGGAATGAATAAATCAAGCCATTAACATGAAGTGGAGGGGAAAGCGTGGCTCCATGCCAGCGTTCTGATATGCTCAATGGTCTCAATTTCCAGTGCAAACATCAGTATGCCGAATGACCATCTGCCGAGACGAGGAGGCAGAAGATACTGCGATAAGCACTAGACATTCTGCTTGGAATCTCTGTCCGTATTAGTCTGCATAGTTGACAAGAAATGTGGTAATTTGCAATCCTACCGTCGATACGAATCGTCAGTACCTAAACAGTACCGGCAGTGGCTGCCTCAACAGGAACCTCTGCATTGACCCTGCGCCACGCCCACTCCACTTATCTAGAGTTTGaatcatcatgaagatgaCAAAAATGGCCCCTTCAAAGGCTGAAGATTTCCAAAATAAGATAACGTTCCGGACCGATTTCTGTCTGGCCCTCCGGTCAACATCCTTCGCACCTCGCTTCCAACATCTAGGACCAATCGATTTGACCAATATCTGCCTTGCGGCATGATGCACGATACTTTTCGTCCTTCTGCGGTATATAGCCTCGCCTTGAGACTTTCCCCTGGAAGCATTGCAATCCTTTCAGTTATAGTCAACTTTCTTCACCATGGCAGCCGCGTCTGCAACCATAGACATGTCTCAGGTTCCTGCGGGGACCCCTCCCGCCGGGGTGACTCCCAACCTATATGGCAATCCTCCGTCATTACAATCTACGATCATTGGATTTGCCGCGCTCTTTTACATCCTGACAACCATTGCTGTCTCCCTTCGCTTGTACTCTGTTGCTCGGAGCCTACAGAAGGTTGCTGCAGACGATGGTAAGCACTCTCAGCCATGGAGAACTCCATGTACCGCCTCCTCTTGCCTGTCAATCTGACTCACATCGTCTCTAGTCCTATGCATACTTGCCGTGGTACGATGGCTCGAGCGGCGGCTTCCGCATCTCCACATTTCTCCGCGGCTACAATAGCTGACACTTAATTCGGGACAGATCTGCACTTTCGCCTATATGGGTTTTCTGATCCACTGTAAGCATTCGCTTCCCATGAATATAGCCAGTGCTAAAAGGACTCGTGCCCTCAGTGAGCTATGCAGCTCGGCACATGTGGGACGTGCCTTTATCGTGGCTGTATAGCGACCAGAAATACTGGCGACTGCGCTTGGCGCAAAATCTTTTCAACCCgcttgcctttttcttttcgcgGGCGCCAGTATTCGTGCTCTACCGCCGTCTGTTCGATGCCCCACTTCACCGCAATTTCTCCAAGGCATGTTGGGCTGGTCTGATCGCGGCTTTCTTGCTATATATCCATACCTTCATTCTGACGGCAGTTGTCTGTGCC
It contains:
- a CDS encoding ABC1 kinase family protein (COG:S;~EggNog:ENOG410PG2S;~InterPro:IPR011009,IPR004147;~PFAM:PF03109;~TransMembrane:2 (i75-94o607-626i)), which gives rise to MASATVSRAWRSLPSQLARPRVHLSPRAPRQPLFQLRQYVQAGHYQPFVPPSPASLGRPTKAKTYDRTRKWLRRLFYLSLATGTVYVLDTQFYASSLTRTARTFSLGLLVALDYKINFRPNPPLARDINAVHTRNAERLSDLLRHNGGLYLKIGQAIAMQSAILPPEFQKMFSRMFDDAPQNNWKDVEKVIREDFGRSAEEVFGVSFSGEPGKGVMERAARASASVAQVHWARLPDGREVAIKIQKREIAQQLKWDLWAFKVVAWIYSRTFDIPFYSLVPYVSERLSLETDFENEADNSEHMARLVAGESRLRGRVYIPKVYRELSSKRVMTAEWIEGVRLWDKDSITRTWRGGWRSGTPGCHGTPLDARNTEDPVAKVARNPNLTTKIKPERDHWRGGYARAGLGLSLKEVMTTMVDLFSAQMFLWGIVHCDPHPGNIFIRRTPSGHPELVLIDHGLYIHMDTEFRHQYARFWKALLTFDNTTLNSIVRGWGVQNADLFASATLMRPYRGGDLSTHRSFEGLSKSERATRHYEMQQAARKAIRDILGDESKWPRPLIFIGRNLRIVQANNQFLGSPVNRVKITGTWASRALVESPDLSASEKLRNFGRHLLFRVVLFSTDLFFWFTKVRQFLRLGGGMEDSIEAQMQGMAKDMGVELSQNVFEG
- a CDS encoding cytochrome P450 (COG:Q;~EggNog:ENOG410PMQ6;~InterPro:IPR001128,IPR002403,IPR017972,IPR036396;~TransMembrane:1 (o20-40i);~go_function: GO:0004497 - monooxygenase activity [Evidence IEA];~go_function: GO:0005506 - iron ion binding [Evidence IEA];~go_function: GO:0016705 - oxidoreductase activity, acting on paired donors, with incorporation or reduction of molecular oxygen [Evidence IEA];~go_function: GO:0020037 - heme binding [Evidence IEA];~go_process: GO:0055114 - oxidation-reduction process [Evidence IEA]), giving the protein MEWQLSHHKISLGDAESPLAFKAVSIAILWSLWYLWRFYIVPALYPNEPRILPYWIPFIGHTVSFVRCAENVYRRANAHFPDTEPYSVILMGGTTVIIRDIKDLSSVWRNTSALSYDPFTSRMLMAFGITPHHVRNLYKPDPARLLPDEQTRERSLLSCANPKKLSYMHLQSQWFKTQLLPGEHLNGLLNAYPVFLSRFLDISLLRKGLAREVTSFKCDGANTSVTLPLGRFCRYVLAQSAFRTFFGEELFEIEPEFTRIYQRWEDASWKIFYNFPHFLAPGLQADRKRVIAALAVYLDLPESKRKNTAWIFGAMNSELTNLGLPAHDRAGLIMMICWAMNNNAHYIAFWMFAHILTNPTLKASIESEISACYPSPTSDQGCDMEKLSSACPHLNALWAEALRLYNFSTAVRKAVDDCSVGTKIIHKGDQVFGPVRNFHLAEGVFSSGAADFDHTRFLKNPKIRQAKEYFPFGGGHTLCPGRYFAEREVYLLVAMSLRRFKMEVTTADGGVVESPKVPDIRMDLPSLAAAAPAGDLFVTVRS